The DNA sequence CAAGATTTGGGTATTACCTAAATAATTACTTTGCACTGAAAAAGCCTTACTTACTGGTATTGAAACAGTCTGGTCAGCAGTTGATTTTGTAACCATATAAGTATTAGGATTGTCTAGTCCTGTTTTGTAAGTTTCAGTTTCACTAAAGAAAGTAGTTTCAAAGTTGTAGTTATTTTTTACAAATAACGGATCTTTAATACATCGGCAGGCATGTGCATTGTTTGTAGGATAGTCTTCAGCTGGTCTATAATTATAAAAACCATAAACATTAGGGTAGTTCGTAGGATCTGGCCTGTAATTATTTACAATTTGGTCAGAAGATGGAATTAATCTTAATGCGCTTGCTATTGATGAATAACCACCGAAACTGGTCATTGTGGATGTCCATAGATATGTTTCAAGCTGGTCAGTAAATTCAGGTTTTCCGTGATATCTGGTATCTGTACTAATACCGTTTCCTATCCATCCTGTTCCTGGGAATATTCCAATATTGTTTCCTCCTACATTCGACATATCAAAACCGTATTGAGGATATATCTTTATGCCTGTAAGATAAGTTTTAAGATTTGATAATCCGGGAGGAATCTGATATGTATTCAATGCAGATAAGGGACTATTTATTTTAGTTCCAAAAGGAGTAAAATCTATTCTCATACTTTTTAATGATGATGCTACCAACAATGAAGGTAATCTCCATCCATTAGGACAAGGGTCATAAGACGATTTATTTCTATAGGGCTGTGGAACTGAAATATCTGTTGTTGCCTGCACTCCCAAAGAGTTATCAGACCATAAATTAACCTTACTTAAATCACTAGTTTGCAGTCCTGGTACTTGTCCAAACCAATTGTAATAGTATGGTACATTACTAGCAGTGCCATATATAGAAGGATTAGCAGTACCGTCATCATTGACATATAGTAAGCTTAAAGGATTTTTTACGGATGTCCTAATATTGTCTGTTATGTTTGCTGTTGATTTATTGATAAAGAGCCTTAAATCATTAAAATTTTTATAATTAAAAGAGTTTGGAAAATTAAATCTTGGTACTGCTTCATTATAAATAATTTTACCTACACTTCCTGTTACCTGATAAAAACTGGCATCTCTATTTGTCAATGGAGGAAAAGGGTCTTTTCTTCCCCATTGGTACATAAGGCCTCCGTTTCTGTTCCAACCTTCCCCGTTAAGAGAACTTCCAATTGCACCGAGATTTCTGTCCATCCAACCCCACTCAGCATTAGGAATAGTTTCTACAGTTCCGTCGCTTAATTGTCTTTTTACATCATCATAGCTTTTATAGGTAGTACCATTTGTTGGGGCATCCGTTACCCAAACGTGCCATGACCAGAATACTTCTCCATTTACCTTAAAAACAACCAATGCATTTCCTTCTTTTACCTTATTAACAGGTACCTTTATTTTTGCATCTTCCCCTGAGCCTATAATATCCAAAGTATAATTTTCTTTAGATTTTATCAATCCCATATTATCTTCCCACAATACATCAGCGGTTACGGTTCCTGGAGGTATGTCAACCCCTTTCATATAATTCCCGTTTCTCCACATTTCGTAGGCTTTTTTTACAGGAATATATAATCCGTCTACATTATTGCCTTCCTTATCTTTGCCTGTGAAAATGTAGCTGTTGGGAGCCTTAGTCCAGTCTAGTGATTTTACTTCAACTGTTAATGTTGCATTTCCTGCGCACTGTCCTGGCGCCGGAGTAAAGGTGTAAGTAGTTGTTGTCTGATTGTTTGGAGCAGGTGTCCATGTACCGGTAATCCCTTCATTTGAAGCAATCGGTAAATTAAATACCCCACCTTGATTTATAGCTGCAATCTGTGTAAATGTAGGGATTACAGGATTTGGGCATGCATTGCCATTGCATAACTGTTGCACAGGGTTTAACAGCATGTATAATGCAGCATTGCTTTGGCTGGAAACTTCGGCAATGATATTTTCATTAGTATAAGCATTATAATTAACAGTTAATTTATAGCATAAGAAACCATTATAAATTTCAGTAGCAGGATTTGTAAATGTATGATTGTACAATACTCCTCCATTTGGATAGTATAATTTTACCCAGACATCCGTTCCGCTCCAGTTATTCTTAGGAATATAAATGGTATAAGTTTGCCCGTTACGGTTGATACATACTCCGCTTGCTTTATTTATACAGGCATTTTGAAGTGTAAAGTTATTCCATTCACTTTGTGGCAATACCGGTAAGGTATAAGATACTGCAGCATCTGATGGGCTGCTCACCTCAAAAACTAGGTCTTCGAAAGGATAGGCTGCAGTTTGTTTGATGTAATAATACTGTGTGCCGTTTGCGGATGTAACCTTTGGCAGACTAGCTGTATTTAAAGTAATCGGAGATAAAGCCGTTCCTCCTCCGTAACCAAAAGCCCTTACTGTTACAGTATTTCCATTCCACTGGTTTACAGGAATCAGAATTTCTGCAAAACCACCATGTTGACGATTGAAACAAACGTCTGCCTTGGGAACTCCACAAACATCTGATGTCCCAGCGGTATTCCATTGATCTTGTAGAATTGCCGGCAAGGTATAAGATACTGCAGCATCTGATGGGCTGCTCACTTCAAAAACAAGATCTTCAGTAGGATATGCAGCTGTTTGTTTGATATAATAGTACTGTGTACCGTTTGCAGAGATTACTTTAGGCAAATCCACTGTATTTAATGTAACGGGAGATAAAGCCGTCCCTCCTCCGTAACCAAAAGCTTTTACTGTTACAGTATTTCCATTCCATTGATTTACAGGAATTAAGATTTCAGCAAACCCGCCATGTAGACGACTGAAACAAACATCAGCTTTAGGAACTTCGCATACATCTGCTGTCCCAGCGGTATTCCATTGATTTGGTGGTATTGCCGGCAAGGTATAAGATACTGCAGCATCTGATTGACTGCTCACTTCAAAAACAAGATCTTCAGTAGGAGCAGCTGCCGTACGTTTAATATAATAATACTGTGTACCGTTTGCAGAGGTTACTTTAGGTAAATCCACTGTATTTAATGTAACAGGTGATAATGCCAATCCTCCTGCAATACCATAAGCTGTTAATGTCACACTATTTCCATTCCACTGGTTTACGGGAATTAATATTTCAGCAAAGCCTCCATGCAGACGGTTGAAGCATACATCAGCTTTAGGAACTCCACATACATCAGCCGTCCCAGCGGTATTCCATTGATCTTGTGGTAATGCTGGTAAGGTATAGGATATGGCGGGATCTGACTGACTGCTTACTTCGAAAACAAGATCTTCAGTAGGAGCAGCTGCCGTACGTTTAATATAATAATACTGTGTATCGCTTGCAGAGGTTACTTTAGGTAAATCCACTGTATTTAATGTAACAGGTGATAATGCCAGTCCTCCTGCGATACCATGAGCTGTTAATGTTACGTTATTTCCATTCCATTGGTTTACGGGAATCATGATTTCAGCAAAGCCCCCATGTAAACGCTTAAAGCAAACATTACTTTGAGCAAAGCCTGTAAACCATGAAATAAAGAATAGAAAGATAAAAATCTTCAGTAGTTTTTTTTTCATTATTTAATTTTTTTCATATGTTCAATAATTCTTGGGAACCAATAGGTCTGTTAGCCATATTTTAAATGTTAACCGGTGACAATTAGGTGGTGAGTTTGACGGATACAACCGAGCGTAATACAGCCCAGATTGATAAGGAAGTTTTTTTCTCATATGCATGTTTTTTAGGATTTATCTGATTTTATATTATGAATAACCCGTATTCAAGTTCCTAGGTTCCGAATCATAGATTTAGAAGAAGTATAATAAATAGCAGACTTGTAGAACAGATTATTTATAACAACCATTTTTTATTGTAAAATCACAATAAAATAATCCAAATCAGATGGGTAAATTGTTAAAATATTACAATATTCTGATTTAAATAATTATGGTAGATTTGTTGGAGTCGTGCTATCTTGTAATGGATAATAGGCTGATAATAGAATATAAGCAGCCCGGATTGGGATTAACAGTCTTTTTCTCATGTTTGTGTTTTTAGGTTTTTAGTTTTTATAAAAAATAATGGATAATCAATTATACAGTTATATCAATTTACAATCAGGAGGAACAAAAAGAAAAAATCATAAAATAAATATTATATTAATGAGAATTTTCTATTATCTTTTTTACGCTTTTTGTAATGTTTTTATATAAATAGGGATATAAAATTGTATTAATCTACTAATAACCATTATGTTTGCAAAGTTACAATATTAAAAAAAACACACAATGAGTCAAAAAAATCTGACTAATGAAACCTCAACTGAGGGCAGAGAAATATGCCCTGTTCAGAAACTTTTAAAATCCCTTTCAGGGAAATTAAAACCGGAAATATTGAGTTTGGCATTTAAGTCAACTTTACGTTTTAGCAGTTTACTGCGCGAGATTGAAGGATCGAATAAACAATCACTATCCATTGCATTAAGAGAACTGGAAGAAATGAATGTATTGGAAAGAGTGGTCGTCAGGCAGAAACCTTTACACGTAGAATATAATCTTACTGCAAAAGGAAAAGCATTGATCCCCATTTTTCAGCAATTAGAAGCTTTGGTATAAAAAGAATACTATTTTATCTTTAAAATAATTTTAAACTAAAAAGTCGGTTCTGAGCAGAACCGGCTTGCTATTTATTTGCATGAAGAATTTAAAGGATTGTTAAGATAATCTTTCCCCTTCGGAGGTTGTACAAAATAAGACGTTCCATAAGTATTTCCTGAGCGGAAAAAATCCGTAGAGATTACTTGTGCACCACTGCTGAAAGCTGCCTTAGATCGAGTGAAATCGTTGGTTTTGGCTTCATAGGTTTCAATATCTGATCTGGTTCTGACTATAAAACCCTGTTTTACCAGATCCTGTATCTCTTTCTGTCTTACAATGGCGTTATCCCGTAGTATAAACCCTGCGAAAGAATCATCAGGCTCACTGTTCAGGAACATCACTCTTTCTTTTAATGAACCGTCTATGAGGTAAGGATTGTTTTTTGAAGATAAAGTTCCAGCACTTCCGGGAAGCAGCATAAAAATAAATTTTCCTTTGCTGTCGTTCAGTTTAGGCCAGTTATTATGAGTTACAGCTTCTTTGAGTGTTTGGTATTTACCCTGAACTTCTTTTGGTGTGATGATTTTGTCTTTCCCAAGGTATTTTACAATTTCTCCATCCAGATCATCATAAGCTTTTTTATCGAAAGGAAGGACTTTTGTACTGTTTTCAAGAATCGGGAAACCGGAATCTTTGGCTTCGATCATCATGAAGACCGGAGTGTGATCAGGATGTTGATCAGACCAGGTTTTAAGAGCGGTAAGTGCATCTTTCAAAGTGGGATAGTGAGTTCTGAAATCGATATCTGCCATATGCAGTACTTTGAAGCCAGGCTGATCCAGACCTTTTGTATTGAAAGAAGCCAGATCTGTTACTCCCTTTGCTTTTAATATCTCATACGTGGCAGGATGGCTGAATCTGCTTCCTTCCGGATCATAGTATACATCTATTTCCAGGCCTCTCAGATTGGCGTTGAGCTGTTCTGTGAAATCAGGGTGATTATAATTCAGTCCTTCTTTCAGGTCCATTCCATAAGGGTGGTACTCTTTAAATTTGGCTTTTTGCTCTTCAGACATCATACTGCTGTATTTCTGCATCATTCCGTTGATGATGGGAGTTACCAGATCCAATACTTTAGGATCTGCCGGCTGGGCGTATGAATTATGAGTTCCTACAATCTGCAGTTGATTGATTCTTACATTCTGGCATTTATCCTGTGCCTGCAGCAGGGCTGTCATACAAAATGCAGCTCCATAAATATACTTTTTCATATGAATAAAACTTTTGATTAAAAATTGAAATTGAATCCCAGTTGTCCACGCATTCCTGAATAAGAAATATTTTCTACCCGGTCTTTCGTGCCCATATAAAATCGGTTGGGTTCATTAAGAATATTGTTAAGCTCTATAAACAGACGGATTTTCTTTGTAAGGCTGTAAGAAGTGGAAAGGTCTACTGTAAAGTTTTTATCAAAATACTGATAATGATCTGCACCGGCAGCCGCTCTGATTTCGCTTACATAATTTCCTTTGTAGTTTCCGGCAATACGCACCATCAGCTTGCTGGTTTCATAGAATAGGATGGTATTGAAAATATGTTTGGCCTGATTAGGGATCGTGGTAGACATTGTTCCGGTCTGTTTGCCGTTTTCGTATACCGGCATGTTCATTTTGGAAGAGATATAAGTATAGTTCCCTTCAAAACCGATATTTTTCAAAAAGCCGGGAAGGTTTTCAAAACGTTTAGAGATCCCGAATTCAAAACCGAACAGTTGGGCTCCTTCAAGGTTTTTAGGGGCTGTAAAAGTATACGCTCTTCCTGCCAGATCTACTACAGACTGGTCTTTGTAGATAAGATTGGTGATGTCTTTATAGAATACTCCGGCTGTTATCAGATCCAGTTTTCCAAAGTAATTTTCAAACATAATATCAAAATTATTTGAAAACGTAGGATCCAGTTTGGTATTTCCCTGAGTAATGGTGTTGGTAATGTCATTGACAATGGTTCCGGGATTTAAATCGTTAAAATCTGGTCTTGCAAAAGATCGGGTGTAGGCAAGTCTCAGGATTCTGTCACTGCTGATATTCCATTTCATATTTACCATAGGAAGTACAACATTGTAAGTTTTATTGTCTTTAATATCTTCCGTTTTACTGTCTTTATTAGAGGTGACTTTTTTGCCCCAGAAGGTAACGTCATTATATTCATTTCTGAAACCTCCCAATACCTGAAGCTTGTCCGAAATCTTCCAGGTTCCCATCAGGTAAGCCGCCCATACATTTTCAGTACCTCTATAGGAACTTGTAATATTTGAGTTGCTGTCTTTACCGCTCACCTGCATCAATCCTAAACTGTTTTGTGTGGCAGGATTGTACATCTGATCAATCTGCGCATTGGTAATCTGATCGATGATCACCGCATTGTAAGGATTCCCCAATGGATTCATGAAACCTCCTTTATACTGAAAAGCTTCACGCTCAAGCTGATTCAGGTAAGTTACCGGAGTTCCGGGAATTCCTAATGATGATTTGGGCATCCAGACAAGCAGAGAACTGTTGACGATTTTGTTCTTATTATTGTATTTGGTCCCGAATTTAAGCTCAAAATTATCGGCTGCTTTATATTTAATATCAATTTGCCCTCTGAGATCTGTTTCGCTATTACGGTTCTGGCTTAAAATAATCTGATTCAATTTAAGTTTATCCGCTGCAATAGCCTGCTGGTTATAAGGCAGAGTATATCTTCCGGTATCGCCAATACCGTCCGGAGCGTCCATTGCCATATATTTTCTTCCGTCAGCAGAAAGATTTCCATAAGTCATTGGCTGCATAAAGTTGACCATAGGATAACCTCTTTCATGAGGATCAAGGTTGTCAGGAGAATTGAATTTAAACTCAGAACGTGCCTTGGATACGGACCAATTGACCTCCATACGCTGTCCCACCTGATGATTACCACCCAGCTGCATAGAATACAGATCTGTAAGATAATCTGCATGACGTGCCTGAAGAAGTACATTTTTGCTGTCAAAATTAAAATAGGTTTCCCTTACGGACTGGCCGTCTTTGTACTGGCTGTATAATGCTTTGGCGTATAATTTATTCCTGCTGTCTATCTCATAATCCAACCCTAAATTGAATCCCAAAGTTCGTCGGTTCGCAAGGTAATCGCGAAGCTGAAGCTGATTGATGGAGTAGGAGGCTGTTTTATCTTTCAGCCCATAGTTATAAATATTCCTCATCTGGTCAATAGCCGTGGAACGCTCCCAGATTACTGCTGAGGTAATGAATTTCAGCTTATCGGTAATTTTATTTCCATAAACAATGGATGTATTGTAAGTAGGGGATTTGGACATATTGACATAGCCTGTAGCCATACTTATAGCCAGAGTTTCTCTATTGGGTGAAGTTTTCGTGATAAAATCCACATTTCCACCAATGGCATCTCCGTCAAGATCTGGAGTTAAGGCCTTAGACAAACGTACATTCTGAATAAGTTCCGAAGGGAAAATATCCATCTGAATTCCACGGTTGGCATTGTCACCGCTGGCGCTCGGCATTCTGTTACCATTCAGAGTGGAAGCGGTCCATTGTATAGGCGTTCCCCTTACCGCTACAAAACGTCCTTCACCCATATCTCTTTCAATGGAAACACCCTGCATACGCTGTACAGCATCTGCGGCATTACGATCCGGCAGTTTCCCGATAGCATCGGCAGACAGTACTTCTGTAATCGTGTTGGAGTTTTTCTTCATAGTAATTGCTCTCGCCTGTGATGCTTTATACACACTGGTAACCACTACTTCCTGAAGATTGTTTTCTTTAAACTTGGCTCCGAATTTAATTAATCCAAGATCTAATTCCTTTTTATCCGTAATGGTGAAAGGAATATAAACATTATCATATCCCTTATATTCTACCACAAGCTTATAACTTCCGTCATAAACATTGTTAAGAACAAAAGAACCATCAGTATCGGAAGTTACCTTCTGTGCGCTGTTCTCAATGTAAACCAAGGCATTTGGAAGGTTTCCCTGACTGTCTACTACAGTTCCGTGTACGGTGGTTTGTGCAAAGGCCAATGGCCCAAGAAGAAAAAATGCTGCTTTTGTTAAAAAAAGTCTTTCTCGTGACATCCTTATAAAGTTTGGTGCAAAGATGTCAGCTCCCCCAAAAGTTTTCGTTCATTTAAATTTTATGCAACTCCTTCTGTTGAGTTCGAGGTGAACTATATTGTAAATCAGCAAGTTGCTAATATTAAATAATTGTAACTAATGAACAAGCTGAGAAGGAAGACAGTCGAATTCCTTTTTAAAATATTTATAAAAGGTAGATTTGGATTTAAA is a window from the Chryseobacterium indologenes genome containing:
- a CDS encoding T9SS type A sorting domain-containing protein → MKKKLLKIFIFLFFISWFTGFAQSNVCFKRLHGGFAEIMIPVNQWNGNNVTLTAHGIAGGLALSPVTLNTVDLPKVTSASDTQYYYIKRTAAAPTEDLVFEVSSQSDPAISYTLPALPQDQWNTAGTADVCGVPKADVCFNRLHGGFAEILIPVNQWNGNSVTLTAYGIAGGLALSPVTLNTVDLPKVTSANGTQYYYIKRTAAAPTEDLVFEVSSQSDAAVSYTLPAIPPNQWNTAGTADVCEVPKADVCFSRLHGGFAEILIPVNQWNGNTVTVKAFGYGGGTALSPVTLNTVDLPKVISANGTQYYYIKQTAAYPTEDLVFEVSSPSDAAVSYTLPAILQDQWNTAGTSDVCGVPKADVCFNRQHGGFAEILIPVNQWNGNTVTVRAFGYGGGTALSPITLNTASLPKVTSANGTQYYYIKQTAAYPFEDLVFEVSSPSDAAVSYTLPVLPQSEWNNFTLQNACINKASGVCINRNGQTYTIYIPKNNWSGTDVWVKLYYPNGGVLYNHTFTNPATEIYNGFLCYKLTVNYNAYTNENIIAEVSSQSNAALYMLLNPVQQLCNGNACPNPVIPTFTQIAAINQGGVFNLPIASNEGITGTWTPAPNNQTTTTYTFTPAPGQCAGNATLTVEVKSLDWTKAPNSYIFTGKDKEGNNVDGLYIPVKKAYEMWRNGNYMKGVDIPPGTVTADVLWEDNMGLIKSKENYTLDIIGSGEDAKIKVPVNKVKEGNALVVFKVNGEVFWSWHVWVTDAPTNGTTYKSYDDVKRQLSDGTVETIPNAEWGWMDRNLGAIGSSLNGEGWNRNGGLMYQWGRKDPFPPLTNRDASFYQVTGSVGKIIYNEAVPRFNFPNSFNYKNFNDLRLFINKSTANITDNIRTSVKNPLSLLYVNDDGTANPSIYGTASNVPYYYNWFGQVPGLQTSDLSKVNLWSDNSLGVQATTDISVPQPYRNKSSYDPCPNGWRLPSLLVASSLKSMRIDFTPFGTKINSPLSALNTYQIPPGLSNLKTYLTGIKIYPQYGFDMSNVGGNNIGIFPGTGWIGNGISTDTRYHGKPEFTDQLETYLWTSTMTSFGGYSSIASALRLIPSSDQIVNNYRPDPTNYPNVYGFYNYRPAEDYPTNNAHACRCIKDPLFVKNNYNFETTFFSETETYKTGLDNPNTYMVTKSTADQTVSIPVSKAFSVQSNYLGNTQILNTTSFNDLKANILWTDNPALVTRLTVNNPSSKDAIIDVKVNANQSGNAVVTLHNGSISNPVHWSWHIWVTNTPVNSLTYVNDDPIITDNYTNYTQQGTIMKTTIQDRNLGAIDVMPALYTQSAADIAQLNNSQGLHYQWGRKDPLPTFTNIAPNNTKFNVFSGITNNGVVTYSTLTETTYNSTNVVDYNTYKSSINTADKIDVRIEKLLGYSVANPLKFMKPTVAYPTRSDVTYILGSDWLFDTNYHGLYDERWGLGTKKSVFDPCPDGWRIPETGTTPIKSSPWSLKNNPEFFTSGGRDGKIVDLTEEGYYGAVITHYPAGIISPYGNTVGFKFENSLYNVGYYPKGYMRGKRSVLNAGQLNGTIDALSASGIWYANLHQNLTGRGTFMSLDRFNRILVKYTDADPYVGMNCRCVKQEDNGTPRGPLPGIPVTPNTGMQARTTFSKTAIEEKVKDDKLVLYPNPVKDILYIEAKDDKDYYYQIYNMSGQLVKEGKFINKQTDVTSLLSGAYLVRINNSETIVKIIKK
- a CDS encoding winged helix-turn-helix transcriptional regulator; protein product: MSQKNLTNETSTEGREICPVQKLLKSLSGKLKPEILSLAFKSTLRFSSLLREIEGSNKQSLSIALRELEEMNVLERVVVRQKPLHVEYNLTAKGKALIPIFQQLEALV
- a CDS encoding phosphatidylinositol-specific phospholipase C domain-containing protein, which translates into the protein MKKYIYGAAFCMTALLQAQDKCQNVRINQLQIVGTHNSYAQPADPKVLDLVTPIINGMMQKYSSMMSEEQKAKFKEYHPYGMDLKEGLNYNHPDFTEQLNANLRGLEIDVYYDPEGSRFSHPATYEILKAKGVTDLASFNTKGLDQPGFKVLHMADIDFRTHYPTLKDALTALKTWSDQHPDHTPVFMMIEAKDSGFPILENSTKVLPFDKKAYDDLDGEIVKYLGKDKIITPKEVQGKYQTLKEAVTHNNWPKLNDSKGKFIFMLLPGSAGTLSSKNNPYLIDGSLKERVMFLNSEPDDSFAGFILRDNAIVRQKEIQDLVKQGFIVRTRSDIETYEAKTNDFTRSKAAFSSGAQVISTDFFRSGNTYGTSYFVQPPKGKDYLNNPLNSSCK
- a CDS encoding TonB-dependent receptor, giving the protein MSRERLFLTKAAFFLLGPLAFAQTTVHGTVVDSQGNLPNALVYIENSAQKVTSDTDGSFVLNNVYDGSYKLVVEYKGYDNVYIPFTITDKKELDLGLIKFGAKFKENNLQEVVVTSVYKASQARAITMKKNSNTITEVLSADAIGKLPDRNAADAVQRMQGVSIERDMGEGRFVAVRGTPIQWTASTLNGNRMPSASGDNANRGIQMDIFPSELIQNVRLSKALTPDLDGDAIGGNVDFITKTSPNRETLAISMATGYVNMSKSPTYNTSIVYGNKITDKLKFITSAVIWERSTAIDQMRNIYNYGLKDKTASYSINQLQLRDYLANRRTLGFNLGLDYEIDSRNKLYAKALYSQYKDGQSVRETYFNFDSKNVLLQARHADYLTDLYSMQLGGNHQVGQRMEVNWSVSKARSEFKFNSPDNLDPHERGYPMVNFMQPMTYGNLSADGRKYMAMDAPDGIGDTGRYTLPYNQQAIAADKLKLNQIILSQNRNSETDLRGQIDIKYKAADNFELKFGTKYNNKNKIVNSSLLVWMPKSSLGIPGTPVTYLNQLEREAFQYKGGFMNPLGNPYNAVIIDQITNAQIDQMYNPATQNSLGLMQVSGKDSNSNITSSYRGTENVWAAYLMGTWKISDKLQVLGGFRNEYNDVTFWGKKVTSNKDSKTEDIKDNKTYNVVLPMVNMKWNISSDRILRLAYTRSFARPDFNDLNPGTIVNDITNTITQGNTKLDPTFSNNFDIMFENYFGKLDLITAGVFYKDITNLIYKDQSVVDLAGRAYTFTAPKNLEGAQLFGFEFGISKRFENLPGFLKNIGFEGNYTYISSKMNMPVYENGKQTGTMSTTIPNQAKHIFNTILFYETSKLMVRIAGNYKGNYVSEIRAAAGADHYQYFDKNFTVDLSTSYSLTKKIRLFIELNNILNEPNRFYMGTKDRVENISYSGMRGQLGFNFNF